A region of bacterium DNA encodes the following proteins:
- a CDS encoding tyrosine-type recombinase/integrase — protein sequence METASDQRNEALNVLWSDIHLEQRQLGLRSAITKTKKRRILPINDSLHAMLNEWLGPHEGKLFGMLSESNHIAMRQRCRQAGLSKGISLRSFRAGFASALVERNVDLHTIAKLPGHSSTTTTEKHYLAMTEEHLSAAVRKLDPTGPPNEKGNVIE from the coding sequence ATGGAAACGGCATCAGATCAGCGAAACGAAGCCCTGAATGTGCTATGGTCGGATATCCACCTCGAACAGCGTCAGCTCGGGTTGCGTTCGGCGATCACGAAAACGAAAAAGCGTCGCATCCTTCCCATTAACGATTCCCTTCATGCAATGCTGAACGAATGGCTGGGACCGCACGAAGGCAAACTCTTTGGAATGCTCTCCGAATCAAATCACATTGCGATGCGGCAACGCTGCCGTCAAGCGGGGTTGTCCAAGGGAATCTCGCTCCGTTCGTTTCGAGCCGGATTTGCATCCGCCCTGGTCGAGCGAAACGTAGACCTGCACACCATCGCGAAATTACCGGGGCACTCGTCCACTACTACAACTGAGAAGCACTACCTTGCCATGACCGAGGAACATTTATCTGCGGCGGTGCGCAAGCTGGATCCAACGGGACCTCCCAACGAGAAAGGAAACGTAATCGAATAA